From the Candidatus Binataceae bacterium genome, the window GCCCGGCCAGCTCAACGATCTTGCCCAGATACATGATCGCGGTGCGCTGGCTGATGTGCTCGACCACGCGAAGATCGTGCGCGATGAAGAGATAGGTCAGATGGAGCCGTTCCTGCAGATCCTGCAGCAGGTTGATGATTTGCGCCTGGATCGAGACGTCGAGCGCGGAGACCGGCTCGTCGAGCACGAGGAAGCGCGGGGTCACCGCGAGCGCGCGGGCAATTCCGATCCGCTGGCGCTGGCCGCCGGAGAATTCGTGCGGGTAACGCTCGAGCGCGTCGGCGCCCATCCCGACCATCTCGAGCAGGCTCACGACCCGCTCCTCTTTCTCGCGGCCCCGCGCGAGCTTGTGAATCTCGATTCCCTCGCCGACGATCGCGCGCACGCGCATCCGCGGGTTGAGCGACGCGTAGGGGTCCTGAAACACGAGCTGCATCTGGCGGCGGAGCGCGCGAAGATCGCGGCGGGAGAATTCCGCCAGGTCGCGCCCGTCGAAGAGCACGCGCCCGGAGGTCGGCTCGAGCAGCTTGAGCACGAGCCGCCCCAGCGTCGATTTGCCCGACCCCGACTCGCCCACCAATCCCAGCGTCTCGCCCGGCATGATCGCCAGGTCCACGCCCTCGACCGCGTGGACCACGAGGCGCTTGCGCCCGAGCAGGTCGAGCGAGCCGGCGGGAAATTCCTTGCGGAGCCCCTCGGTCCTGACCAGCGCGCCCGGCGCCGCCGGCGCGGATGCTCCGCCCTGGTCCGCCGAGGCGGCGGCGGGATTGATGAGCGGACTAGACACGGATGCAGGCGACCATATGCTGCGGCGCCTTTGCCTCAAGCGGCGGAACGACGCGCGCGCACTCGTCAATCACCATCGGGCAGCGCGGATGAAACCGGCATCCGGACGGCGGATGGAGCGCGTTGGGTATCGTGCCGGCGATCGCGCGCAAACGGCGATGATGGACGCTGTCGGCGCCGGGGATCGATTCGAGCAGGCCGCGCGTGTAGGGATTGAGCGGATTGCGGAACAGCTCCGCGCTCGGCGCCTGCTCCATAACCCGCGCCGCGTAGAGGATCGTCACGTCGTCGGCATATTGGGCCACGATGCCGAGGTCGTGCGTGACCAGGATGACCGCGAGCCCAAGGCGCGCCTGGAGTTCGCGGATGAGGTCGAGAATCTGGGCCTGGATCGTGACGTCGAGCGCAGTGGTCGGCTCGTCGGCGATGAGCAGGCGCGGATTGCACGCGAGCGCCATCGCGATCATCACCCGCTGACGCATCCCGCCCGAGAGCTGATGCGGATAGTCGTTGACACGGCG encodes:
- a CDS encoding oligopeptide/dipeptide ABC transporter ATP-binding protein, with protein sequence MSSPLINPAAASADQGGASAPAAPGALVRTEGLRKEFPAGSLDLLGRKRLVVHAVEGVDLAIMPGETLGLVGESGSGKSTLGRLVLKLLEPTSGRVLFDGRDLAEFSRRDLRALRRQMQLVFQDPYASLNPRMRVRAIVGEGIEIHKLARGREKEERVVSLLEMVGMGADALERYPHEFSGGQRQRIGIARALAVTPRFLVLDEPVSALDVSIQAQIINLLQDLQERLHLTYLFIAHDLRVVEHISQRTAIMYLGKIVELAGRDEIYSNPRHPYTRALLSAIPALHGTGAGERIKLPGEMPSPLNPPSGCSFHPRCPYAKDTCRTVEPRLETGRDGHEVACHVFPAP
- a CDS encoding ABC transporter ATP-binding protein, which translates into the protein MTPLLEVKDLRTSFLTGAGEVRVVDGVSFAVEPGKLMGLVGESGSGKTVSVLSIMRLLPERARIVGGSIRFEGQDLLALDEPRMRAIRGAKIAMVFQEPMTSLNPVFTIGSQIGEAVRLHQHTARRETLERTIEALRLVGIADPERRVNDYPHQLSGGMRQRVMIAMALACNPRLLIADEPTTALDVTIQAQILDLIRELQARLGLAVILVTHDLGIVAQYADDVTILYAARVMEQAPSAELFRNPLNPYTRGLLESIPGADSVHHRRLRAIAGTIPNALHPPSGCRFHPRCPMVIDECARVVPPLEAKAPQHMVACIRV